One Mya arenaria isolate MELC-2E11 chromosome 7, ASM2691426v1 genomic window carries:
- the LOC128240136 gene encoding uncharacterized protein LOC128240136, whose translation MESSYLGEQYDKNDSFFKTKTSLQSNGTIRSNKDKESGNISEITAEVNVTKMNGASDGEELGRQLPVTMTASSDKAGKLLSPPLLPSPGGHTLQRLEPEGSDAPTESGPGVKGEFNRAQHETVEHYAESHRPEDAPSKQSTRVSLVATLRETPPPTENTRMSDGSEQNTGSPTRPSSDSTKVEQESRANMSHLTSKQRPPSRTSYNLLDSQSEEQGPEGDAQSAVQVEISSPKPMGESQESVQHIENSKIDSPDALIVPENRTRTSPEGLDHSSDEKGSGGKYKSADDELNPYFTGRLPTLLLREQTIQPANEKFSHGRANQDSTRELNTAKEKSQETRREQTSADKDDKDALTYSPTNKQDTHTPKTETRNAKTEHDTKNVTDATPSSNSSAIPMSSREVQDILNEIKSDSHKYALVKEKPLTPRNNKEKEGTGLSVIHSVAEENGVNLDAEENRRGQYEGSRMTLSDIDAVTSKVVGTTHVKDRQSYFDNLPQVKNIDSYVAANKLPRENSEVRVETTNERSKETHDVNQYERNTTENTEGRTSTKTPDSHGSTAGGSDYRKDMLPQIEKSTQLAEVDEKPPLRDSEEVALRDIIASAKRAIDQGHESEEETDDTLTELATTDASRISVHGSHVSQVERASRGGRQERRESEVSTTVDEGALICSNCMRADSNVHSSGFCGVCKKYLCSTCITVHTMDSKTSHHEILACYCKNELGINKYVKATAYCSDCVAFLCSKCSLDHVGKRIYKRHRVIQSSFVMKPHNKKTSSMQFLNNIQDHFEHELAKRTSRSDKSRKEKQRKSMIEKQRSNPYKVAYSNVLPSLYPGPNKALGASYANNPNWPQTSIPSLPYLVQPGPLRQRLLDNPYITQHRPLGYAGGKEINDTLQDVKLKQMKSRYGVREIAQVFKLHGGSRPISRLSMTPAGTMKSFTTHGRTEGGVTVNIYPEPTLMHAEYLNEKNLSIPFPSGEKPVEISAMVILMNGHLVVFDKNNNNIKIYNKTFRCKAALQFHNRIVDIAASNLCPTDIYTATPRHMYEISSIKGLELTKKFNVGVRRIEGLACWKYGLVVISKQTEITWELRLFDYRGNVKSKLEVLNPFTSDIAANKLYHVTTSRGGKYLSISDAKNGCVITIDLLGRKIAAETNLKQSSNDATLEELQEETDASSNTADNKNVDVTPTYLTSDSNDNVYVSCDGRVLQVSRRGDLVGTVIDVPGEGRSNGSIVFNRSKKRLYVQTGTDSIIVYKIHA comes from the exons ATGGAGTCCTCCTATCTTGGGGaacaatatgataaaaatgattcattttttaaaactaaaacgtCTTTGCAATCAAATGGAACTATCCGATCAAACAAAGACAAGGAAAGCGGAAACATATCTGAGATCACAGCAGAGGTTAATGTCACCAAGATGAATGGAGCGTCCGATGGAGAGGAACTGGGCCGACAACTTCCGGTGACTATGACTGCATCAAGTGACAAAGCGGGGAAACTACTATCCCCACCACTTTTACCGTCACCCGGTGGCCATACACTGCAGCGCCTTGAGCCCGAGGGCTCCGACGCACCGACTGAGAGCGGCCCGGGAGTTAAGGGCGAGTTTAATCGGGCTCAGCACGAAACAGTTGAACATTATGCGGAGTCACACCGACCAGAAGATGCACCTTCAAAACAAAGCACTCGTGTATCGCTCGTCGCGACTTTAAGAGAAACTCCGCCGCCCACAGAGAACACACGAATGAGCGATGGTTCTGAGCAAAACACAG GAAGTCCAACTCGACCTTCAAGTGATTCTACCAAAGTCGAGCAGGAGAGTCGAGCGAATATGTCGCACCTGACTTCAAAACAGCGGCCTCCTAGCAGAACCTCGTATAACTTACTAG ACTCACAGTCAGAAGAACAAGGACCCGAAGGCGATGCACAGAGCGCCGTCCAAGTAGAGATCTCATCGCCAAAACCTATGGGAGAAAGCCAAGAAAGTGTACAACACATAGAAAACTCCAAAATAGACTCTCCAGATGCGCTAATAGTGCCAGAAAACCGAACGCGGACTTCCCCTGAAGGTTTAGATCACAGCTCTGACGAAAAGGGGAGCGGGGGAAAATATAAGTCTGCTGATGATGAATTAAACCCTTACTTTACCGGCAGATTGCCGACGCTGCTCCTTCGAGAGCAAACGATTCAGCCCGCCAATGAAAAATTCTCCCATGGCCGTGCGAATCAGGATTCTACTAGAGAACTCAACACAGCTAAAGAAAAAAGTCAGGAAACAAGAAGAGAACAAACTTCTGCTGACAAGGATGACAAAGACGCACTTACATATTCGCCCACGAATAAGCAAGACACACATACGCCAAAGACTGAAACTCGCAACGCAAAGACTGAACATGACACAAAGAATGTAACTGATGCTACACCTTCTTCGAACAGCAGCGCAATACCTATGTCCAGCAGAGAAGTACAGGACATTCTCAATGAAATAAAGTCAGATAGTCACAAATATGCACTCGTCAAAGAGAAGCCATTGACCCCAAGAAACAACAAAGAAAAGGAAGGAACAGGTCTGTCCGTCATACACTCGGTCGCGGAAGAAAACGGTGTGAATTTGGATGCTGAAGAAAACAGGCGTGGACAATATGAGGGTTCACGCATGACTCTTAGCGACATTGACGCAGTCACATCAAAAGTTGTTGGAACTACACACGTAAAGGATCGTCAATCTTATTTTGACAACTTACCACAAGTTAAGAACATCGATTCATATGTTGCAGCTAATAAGCTCCCACGTGAAAATTCTGAGGTACGAGTAGAAACAACCAATGAAAGAAGTAAAGAGACACACGACGTGAATCAATACGAAAGAAATACAACTGAAAATACTGAAGGCAGAACTTCAACGAAAACGCCAGATAGTCATGGGAGCACAGCTGGAGGATCAGATTATCGAAAGGACATGCTCCCCCAAATTGAAAAGTCCACACAACTAGCGGAGGTCGACGAGAAACCGCCGTTACGGGATTCTGAAGAAGTTGCGTTACGGGATATTATTGCCTCCGCAAAGCGCGCAATAGATCAAGGCCACGAGTCGGAAGAGGAAACCGATGACACACTGACGGAACTTGCAACCACTGACGCCTCCCGGATATCCGTTCATGGCAGTCACGTGTCTCAGGTCGAGCGGGCGTCCAGGGGAGGGCGGCAGGAGCGGAGGGAGTCGGAAGTATCCACCACCGTCGACGAAGGCGCACTTATTTGTTCGAATTGTATGCGGGCCGACAGCAACGTGCATAGCTCGGGTTTTTGTGGTGTTTGCAAAAAATACCTTTGCAGCACGTGCATAACTGTGCACACGATGGATTCAAAAACCTCACATCACGAGATACTGGCTTGTTACTGTAAAAACGAACTTGGAATTAACAAGTACGTTAAAGCCACAGCGTATTGCAGTGACTGCGTTGCCTTCCTCTGCAGTAAATGCTCACTTGATCACGTTGGAAAACGTATTTACAAAAGGCACAGAGTAATTCAAAGTTCGTTCGTAATGAAGCCACACAATAAGAAAACTTCATCAATGCAGTTTCTGAACAACATTCAGGACCATTTTGAGCATGAATTAGCGAAAAGAACTAGTCGCAGTGACAAATCCAGAAAAGAAAAACAGAGAAAAAGCATGATAGAAAAACAAAGATCAAACCCGTACAAGGTCGCTTACAGTAATGTTCTACCATCACTTTATCCGGGGCCAAATAAGGCGTTAGGGGCGTCCTACGCAAACAACCCTAATTGGCCCCAGACCAGCATCCCCAGCCTCCCCTACCTGGTTCAGCCCGGGCCCCTCCGCCAGCGTCTTTTGGACAACCCCTACATCACCCAGCATCGACCTCTGGGGTACGCGGGGGGTAAGGAGATCAACGACACTCTACAAGACGTCAAGCTCAAGCAGATGAAGTCAAGGTACGGAGTTCGGGAGATAGCGCAAGTGTTTAAGCTTCATGGCGGAAGTAGACCGATATCGAGACTGAGCATGACACCAGCAGGGACAATGAAGAGTTTCACGACTCACGGACGGACGGAGGGCGGCGTCACGGTGAACATATACCCAGAACCCACCCTCATGCACGCAGAGTACCTGAACGAAAAAAATCTGTCCATTCCATTTCCCAGTGGAGAGAAACCTGTCGAAATTAGCGCAATGGTGATCTTAATGAACGGACACCTTGtggtttttgataaaaataacaataatatcaaAATCTACAACAAAACATTCCGATGTAAGGCCGCTCTGCAGTTTCACAACAGGATTGTTGACATCGCGGCGTCAAATCTTTGCCCCACCGACATTTACACGGCCACTCCACGGCACATGTATGAGATTTCCAGTATAAAGGGATTGGAGCTGACCAAAAAATTCAACGTGGGCGTAAGACGCATTGAAGGGCTGGCTTGCTGGAAGTACGGTCTTGTAGTCATATCAAAACAGACGGAAATAACGTGGGAACTTCGACTGTTCGATTATCGAGGTAATGTGAAAAGTAAACTAGAAGTTCTCAACCCTTTTACATCGGATATTGCGGCTAATAAGTTGTATCACGTAACGACGTCACGCGGCGGCAAATACCTGTCAATTTCCGATGCAAAAAACGGCTGTGTAATCACGATTGACCTGCTCGGCCGGAAGATTGCCGCCGAGACCAACCTGAAACAATCAAGCAACGATGCTACGCTGGAAGAGTTGCAGGAAGAAACTGACGCCAGTAGTAATACAGCGGATAATAAGAACGTCGACGTCACGCCGACGTATCTGACGTCGGACAGCAACGATAATGTGTACGTATCGTGCGATGGACGTGTCCTGCAGGTGTCTCGACGAGGGGACCTCGTGGGAACGGTTATTGATGTCCCAGGGGAGGGGCGCTCGAACGGAAGCATCGTGTTCAACCGCTCCAAAAAGCGGTTGTACGTCCAAACTGGGACCGATTCTATCATCGTGTACAAGATACACGCGTAA